One segment of Marinobacter sediminum DNA contains the following:
- a CDS encoding DNA repair protein, which produces MVSADQATDGYAAVFFVDGGQVARQMRASEFGAFLDGYVGLSDLAETDVKAVQVELSNDLLVRSLVFFRIWFDEEGRADSHWNIPIEELAKQGSKGPDMGGGPIRLVCRSQCPEPRFAKDLWDPDMTPGNNHFQAIRKAVEANSLKFRKIEPAQEEEIPVLSADSGGAPEQEDASNSADRSRLAQLIREQRLRIKTLQSVHRDSLSDIQREHRLEMQGLRSELSDIEQKYERQRLSNEQLKKRLSERNEQYLTMQEQITSRGEEKKRDDANADAELVLLREQLERKERELELRDDKIAVLEQETQELRDREPPENSIMEHLKNQSVFLVAYHPGVGHITLPYADIETYFNGPVSYAAERCGLNEPAYREWLEHYEDPVCKHTGKGRKTCGEPIMRVSQPAEFRPGVDDRCEKHQG; this is translated from the coding sequence ATGGTATCTGCCGACCAGGCGACCGATGGTTATGCGGCGGTGTTTTTCGTGGATGGAGGCCAGGTGGCGCGTCAGATGCGTGCCAGTGAATTTGGCGCGTTTCTGGATGGATATGTGGGTTTGTCGGACCTGGCCGAAACCGATGTCAAAGCCGTGCAGGTCGAGTTGAGTAATGATCTTCTTGTGCGCTCCCTGGTGTTTTTCCGAATCTGGTTTGATGAAGAGGGCCGTGCGGATTCCCACTGGAACATCCCCATAGAGGAACTGGCAAAACAGGGTTCCAAAGGACCGGATATGGGCGGCGGTCCCATTCGGCTCGTGTGTCGAAGCCAGTGTCCAGAGCCCCGGTTTGCTAAAGACTTATGGGATCCGGACATGACGCCGGGCAATAACCACTTCCAGGCCATTCGAAAAGCAGTCGAGGCCAACAGTCTCAAGTTCCGCAAAATCGAGCCGGCCCAGGAAGAAGAAATTCCGGTACTGAGCGCTGACTCGGGCGGCGCGCCGGAACAGGAAGACGCATCCAATTCTGCCGACCGTTCCCGTCTTGCCCAACTGATTCGCGAGCAGCGACTTCGCATCAAAACCCTGCAGAGCGTGCATCGGGATTCTCTCTCGGATATCCAGCGTGAACATCGCCTGGAAATGCAGGGTTTACGCAGTGAGCTGTCTGATATCGAGCAGAAGTATGAGCGTCAGAGGCTGAGCAACGAACAGCTGAAAAAACGCCTGTCTGAGCGAAACGAGCAATACCTCACCATGCAGGAGCAAATAACCTCCCGTGGCGAAGAAAAGAAGCGTGACGATGCCAATGCTGATGCTGAACTGGTTCTCCTGCGTGAGCAGCTGGAGCGGAAAGAGCGAGAGCTGGAACTCCGTGACGACAAAATTGCTGTCCTCGAGCAGGAAACCCAGGAACTGCGGGACCGGGAGCCCCCGGAGAACTCCATCATGGAGCATCTCAAGAATCAGTCGGTCTTTCTTGTTGCCTATCACCCGGGTGTCGGGCACATCACCTTGCCCTACGCCGATATCGAAACCTACTTCAATGGCCCTGTTTCATATGCGGCGGAACGCTGTGGCCTGAATGAGCCGGCATACCGGGAATGGCTTGAGCATTATGAGGACCCGGTGTGTAAACATACAGGGAAAGGTCGAAAAACCTGTGGTGAGCCTATTATGCGGGTGAGCCAGCCTGCTGAATTCCGCCCAGGGGTTGATGATCGGTGCGAAAAGCATCAGGGCTGA
- a CDS encoding NAD(+) kinase has translation MDQFRNIGVIGRMGSVKVVESLRQLKQYLIANNYHVILEEDTAGMLPGHGLQVASKKLLGEICDLVIVVGGDGSLLGAARELAKSKIPLLGVNRGRLGFLTDISPSDLEERLGKVLGGEYIEETRFLLDGNVERNGQPLGFGTALNDVVLHPGKSTRMIGFDLFIDGHFVYSQRSDGLIVATPTGSTAYSLSAGGPIMHPKLDAVVLVPMFPHTLSSRPIVVDGKSEIKLVIGETNETYPQISFDGQMNIACAPGDIIRITKKPFKIRLIHPTDHNFYATCRDKLGWASEISAS, from the coding sequence ATGGATCAGTTCAGGAATATCGGCGTCATTGGCCGGATGGGCAGTGTGAAAGTGGTTGAATCACTGCGTCAGCTAAAGCAATACCTGATAGCCAACAATTACCACGTTATTCTCGAGGAAGATACGGCAGGCATGTTACCCGGGCATGGCCTGCAGGTTGCCAGCAAAAAGTTGCTTGGCGAGATCTGCGATCTGGTCATCGTCGTCGGTGGTGACGGCAGCCTCCTTGGTGCAGCGCGGGAGCTGGCCAAATCAAAAATTCCACTGCTTGGCGTCAACCGTGGCCGGCTTGGTTTTTTGACCGATATTTCCCCCTCTGATCTGGAAGAGCGGCTTGGTAAGGTTCTTGGTGGCGAGTACATCGAGGAGACCCGTTTTCTGCTGGACGGCAATGTCGAGCGCAATGGCCAGCCCCTGGGTTTTGGTACGGCACTGAATGACGTGGTGCTGCATCCCGGGAAATCTACCCGAATGATCGGTTTTGACCTGTTTATAGACGGGCATTTTGTTTACAGTCAGCGCTCGGACGGCCTGATCGTTGCAACGCCGACAGGCTCTACGGCTTATTCCCTTTCTGCGGGCGGCCCGATCATGCATCCGAAGCTGGATGCCGTTGTTCTGGTGCCGATGTTCCCCCATACCCTGAGTAGTCGCCCAATCGTTGTTGATGGCAAAAGTGAGATCAAGCTGGTGATTGGTGAAACCAACGAAACCTATCCGCAGATTTCTTTTGATGGCCAGATGAACATTGCCTGCGCGCCGGGCGATATCATTCGTATTACCAAGAAGCCGTTCAAGATCCGCCTGATCCATCCTACGGATCACAATTTTTACGCCACCTGCCGTGACAAGCTTGGCTGGGCAAGTGAAATATCAGCGAGTTGA
- a CDS encoding metallophosphoesterase, with protein sequence MAGNRKSASRGYDIIGDIHGCAHTLSRLLDQMGYRKVNGVYQHPRRQAIFIGDIIDRGPRIRESLHLVRDMVEHGAARIVMGNHEYNALGYCTRARPGSGKTWLREHNARHDRLIRETLDQFDAYPHEWNEFLEWFYTIPLFIEDDGFRVVHACWDGDLIEKFKQVQGGACIDDDFLHASAAIESFAGQVMDTLLRGTDLRLPEGMSITGRDGYVREFFRTKFWADDPHTCADVVFQPDPLPPEVASKVLTDAEREQLISYPLDAPPVFVGHYWMEREPAPLKPNVACIDYSAVKYGRLVAYRMDGEKVLSPDKFVWVEVDRPEQAGYLGMEDSVAR encoded by the coding sequence ATGGCAGGTAACAGAAAATCCGCTAGCCGCGGGTATGACATCATCGGCGATATTCATGGCTGCGCCCATACCCTGTCCCGACTGTTGGATCAGATGGGCTATCGCAAGGTGAATGGCGTCTATCAGCACCCTCGCCGCCAGGCTATTTTCATTGGTGACATCATTGACCGGGGTCCACGGATTCGCGAATCCCTGCACCTTGTCCGGGATATGGTCGAACACGGCGCTGCCCGCATTGTTATGGGCAACCATGAATACAATGCGCTCGGCTACTGTACTCGTGCGCGTCCGGGCAGCGGTAAGACATGGTTGCGTGAGCACAACGCAAGGCACGATCGACTGATTCGGGAAACCCTTGACCAGTTCGATGCCTATCCTCACGAGTGGAATGAGTTTCTGGAGTGGTTTTACACCATTCCGTTGTTTATTGAGGATGACGGATTTCGGGTTGTGCATGCCTGCTGGGACGGCGATCTGATCGAGAAATTCAAGCAGGTACAGGGTGGTGCCTGTATCGATGACGATTTTCTGCACGCATCTGCGGCTATCGAGTCGTTTGCAGGGCAGGTTATGGATACCCTGTTGCGGGGGACAGATTTACGGCTGCCGGAAGGAATGTCGATCACCGGTCGGGACGGATATGTCAGGGAGTTCTTCCGAACCAAGTTCTGGGCCGATGATCCACACACCTGTGCAGACGTAGTCTTTCAGCCAGACCCGCTGCCACCAGAGGTTGCCTCCAAGGTATTGACGGACGCAGAGCGGGAGCAGCTGATCAGTTATCCACTGGATGCGCCGCCGGTGTTTGTTGGTCATTACTGGATGGAGCGTGAACCGGCCCCGCTCAAACCGAATGTTGCCTGTATCGATTACAGCGCCGTGAAATACGGACGTTTGGTGGCGTATCGAATGGACGGTGAAAAGGTGCTTTCTCCGGACAAGTTTGTCTGGGTAGAAGTGGATCGTCCGGAGCAGGCGGGTTATCTCGGCATGGAAGACAGTGTTGCTCGTTAA
- a CDS encoding rhomboid family intramembrane serine protease yields the protein MYRVKQFDTTVDLAGFSRWLRGQGVPHRITEEGGHQVLWLEDPEHAEPVLAALDRFLAEPELREAVEHQNQSAVFVRGRWQPSPRHAPLVLGIIIFAVVMVWVTSMGRNEVAAALMVIDPRSYDWTTMAGRVDGLASTMASGQIWRLFTPDFLHFSWSHIIFNSVMLWFLGSQVEWFDGRGRLVTLFLVTSILSNGLQYMVSGPLFGGLSGVVYGVLGYCWLSQRRRPRFQFPPALVTFAVIWMVVGFTALPELIGLGRMANEAHLGGFVAGLGLAAILPVRKK from the coding sequence GTGTACCGCGTGAAGCAATTCGATACTACGGTGGATCTTGCGGGATTCAGCCGTTGGCTGAGAGGTCAGGGTGTGCCGCACCGAATAACGGAAGAAGGAGGGCACCAGGTTCTTTGGCTGGAAGATCCGGAACATGCCGAACCGGTTCTGGCGGCCCTCGACCGATTTCTTGCCGAGCCTGAGCTGAGAGAGGCTGTGGAGCACCAGAATCAGTCAGCAGTATTTGTTCGGGGGCGGTGGCAGCCATCGCCGCGACATGCGCCACTGGTGCTGGGTATTATCATATTTGCGGTGGTGATGGTCTGGGTGACCTCTATGGGCAGGAACGAAGTCGCTGCCGCATTGATGGTGATTGATCCGCGGAGTTACGACTGGACGACAATGGCAGGCCGGGTAGACGGCCTTGCCAGTACGATGGCCAGTGGCCAGATCTGGCGCCTGTTTACTCCGGACTTCCTGCATTTCAGCTGGTCACACATCATCTTTAACTCGGTGATGTTGTGGTTCCTTGGTAGTCAGGTTGAGTGGTTTGACGGGCGTGGACGCCTGGTTACCCTTTTCCTGGTCACCAGTATTCTGTCGAACGGACTCCAGTACATGGTGTCTGGCCCCTTGTTTGGTGGCCTGTCTGGCGTAGTCTACGGGGTTCTTGGCTATTGCTGGCTGAGTCAGCGCAGGAGGCCGAGATTCCAGTTTCCGCCGGCGCTCGTGACGTTCGCGGTGATATGGATGGTGGTCGGGTTCACCGCCTTGCCTGAGTTGATCGGGCTGGGGCGAATGGCGAATGAGGCTCACCTCGGCGGATTTGTTGCGGGGTTGGGCCTCGCAGCGATATTGCCCGTAAGAAAAAAGTGA
- a CDS encoding YeaC family protein: MTYDELIERLDPTVYRSLRQSIELGKWPDGRKLTPEQREISLQAVIYYENLHNIPEEERTGYIDRGSKAGTACDPSVQRAGASSTNGADPDQFVEVKS, from the coding sequence ATGACTTACGATGAATTGATTGAGCGGCTGGACCCGACTGTGTATCGAAGTCTGCGTCAGTCTATTGAGCTGGGCAAATGGCCGGATGGCCGAAAACTCACGCCAGAGCAGCGCGAGATCAGCCTTCAGGCGGTGATCTATTACGAAAATCTGCACAATATCCCCGAAGAAGAGCGTACGGGGTATATCGACCGCGGCAGCAAGGCTGGCACCGCCTGTGATCCTTCGGTACAACGTGCAGGCGCCAGCAGCACTAACGGCGCTGATCCAGACCAGTTTGTAGAGGTCAAATCTTGA
- a CDS encoding DUF2797 domain-containing protein: MSDPIDVTGRLRKMPAEAGRPVEYTIAIGDSRIPLNDVLGKQVRINFDGVIRCIHCDRTTKKSFNQGYCYPCFRKLAACDSCIMSPEKCHYHLGTCREPEWGETHCMVEHVVYLANSSGLKVGITRGTQIPTRWIDQGAVDAIPMLRVATRYLSGLVEVACKSHVADRTNWRAMLKGDVPELDLVKERARMLELIADDLTALRETHGQDSIREVGEEGVGLSYPVQVWPEKIKTHNLDKNPEVEGVLEGIKGQYLILDTGVINIRKFTGYEVRFRVAGD, encoded by the coding sequence TTGAGCGATCCGATAGATGTAACGGGTCGGCTCCGGAAGATGCCTGCTGAAGCCGGACGTCCGGTGGAATATACCATTGCGATCGGCGACAGCCGCATTCCGTTGAACGACGTGCTTGGCAAGCAGGTGCGTATCAACTTCGATGGCGTTATTCGCTGTATTCACTGTGACCGTACCACCAAAAAAAGCTTCAACCAGGGCTATTGCTACCCGTGTTTCCGAAAGCTGGCGGCATGTGATAGCTGCATCATGAGCCCCGAGAAATGTCACTATCATCTCGGGACGTGTCGGGAACCCGAGTGGGGTGAGACCCATTGCATGGTGGAGCATGTAGTTTATCTGGCCAACTCTTCCGGTTTGAAGGTAGGCATTACCCGTGGAACACAGATTCCGACTCGCTGGATTGACCAGGGAGCGGTTGATGCCATCCCGATGCTTAGGGTCGCAACCCGCTACCTGTCAGGACTCGTGGAAGTTGCCTGCAAAAGCCATGTGGCAGACCGGACCAATTGGCGCGCCATGCTGAAGGGGGATGTACCGGAGCTGGACCTGGTGAAAGAGCGGGCACGAATGCTGGAATTGATTGCCGATGATCTGACGGCCTTGCGGGAAACCCATGGGCAGGATTCCATTCGCGAAGTCGGCGAAGAGGGGGTGGGCCTCAGTTATCCGGTCCAGGTCTGGCCGGAAAAAATCAAAACCCATAATCTGGACAAAAACCCGGAAGTCGAGGGTGTGCTTGAGGGCATCAAGGGCCAGTACCTGATTCTCGACACCGGCGTTATTAACATCCGAAAGTTTACCGGATATGAAGTACGGTTTCGGGTAGCGGGCGACTGA
- the pepN gene encoding aminopeptidase N: protein MRTNQPQTIYLSEYRVPAYLVDTVDLRFELFEEGTRVHSTLAVRRNPESDAGAVPLELDGDSLVLESVALNGTPLGEGDFEDRGDKLIVASVPEQFELQVVTWIEPQNNTRLEGLYKSSGMFCTQCEAEGFRCITYFPDRPDVMSRFRTRIEADKGAYPVLLSNGNDIERGDLGDGRHYVTWEDPFPKPCYLFALVAGDLVEKRDTFRTCSGRDIDLRMYVEPRNAEKCDHALDSLKRSMRWDEEVYGREYDLDIFMIVAVDDFNMGAMENKGLNIFNSSCVLASQDSATDMAFQRIEAIVAHEYFHNWSGNRVTCRDWFQLSLKEGFTVLRDSQFSSDMGSPTVRRIEDVTLLRTAQFAEDGGPMAHPIRPASYMEISNFYTLTIYEKGAEVVRMIRTLLGPDMFRKGSDLYFERHDGQAVTTDDFVKAMEDASGRDLSQFRLWYEQAGTPVLNVSDEYDSAQDVYRLTVEQSIPDTPGQTAKKPQHIPFAVGLLGARGESLPLRLEPESQNAPTDRVLELTDSSHTFEFHGINERPVPSLLRDFSAPVRVRYPWTREQMLFLMSHDPDGFNRWDAGQRLAVDVIQSLVGASKDAPVDSRLVTAYRHLISDSSLDQALVAKMLQLPSEAYLIELSENADVPAIHQARERVLKHLAISLRNELVACYRRNIEDGAYEVTPEQIARRSLRNTALAWLLQINDEEGRELALRQFRDSDNMTDRAGALRALVNSDYEADRGHVLADFYSRFRDDPQVVEQWFSVQAASDRAGQLPQIHALLEHEAFDWKNPNKVRSVVGAFAGQNLAAFHNPDGSGYDFLAEQVCLLDDRNPQIAARLVTPLTRWRKFAPAYSDQMKAALERIRDKRDLSRDVYEVVHKSLAG from the coding sequence ATGCGTACCAACCAGCCACAGACCATCTACCTGAGCGAATACCGTGTACCTGCATACCTGGTTGATACTGTCGACCTTCGGTTTGAACTGTTTGAGGAAGGGACCCGGGTTCACAGCACTCTGGCAGTGCGCCGCAATCCGGAATCTGATGCCGGTGCAGTACCACTTGAACTTGACGGTGACAGCCTCGTCCTTGAGTCCGTAGCCCTGAATGGAACACCCCTGGGTGAGGGCGATTTCGAAGACCGCGGTGACAAACTGATTGTTGCCTCTGTACCCGAACAATTTGAACTGCAGGTAGTAACCTGGATTGAACCCCAGAACAATACCCGGCTGGAAGGCCTCTACAAGTCGTCCGGCATGTTCTGCACACAGTGTGAAGCGGAAGGTTTCCGCTGTATTACCTATTTTCCCGATCGCCCGGATGTAATGTCCCGCTTCCGGACCCGTATCGAGGCGGATAAAGGCGCCTATCCCGTGCTGCTGTCCAACGGTAATGATATCGAGCGGGGTGACCTGGGCGACGGCCGTCATTATGTGACCTGGGAAGATCCGTTTCCCAAGCCGTGCTATCTGTTCGCTTTGGTCGCGGGTGACCTTGTGGAGAAGCGAGACACATTCAGGACCTGCTCCGGTCGCGATATCGATCTGAGAATGTACGTTGAGCCCCGTAACGCTGAAAAATGCGATCACGCGCTGGATTCACTCAAGCGCTCCATGCGTTGGGATGAGGAGGTCTACGGGCGTGAGTATGATCTCGATATCTTCATGATTGTTGCGGTCGATGACTTCAATATGGGCGCTATGGAAAACAAGGGGCTGAACATCTTTAACTCGTCCTGCGTGCTGGCGAGCCAGGACTCTGCCACTGACATGGCGTTCCAGCGCATTGAGGCCATTGTGGCGCACGAGTATTTCCATAACTGGTCCGGGAACCGGGTGACCTGTCGTGACTGGTTCCAGCTTAGCCTCAAGGAAGGCTTCACCGTGTTGCGGGACTCCCAGTTTTCTTCAGACATGGGCTCCCCGACAGTCAGGCGTATTGAAGATGTCACTCTGCTGCGCACGGCCCAGTTTGCCGAGGATGGTGGTCCGATGGCGCATCCAATCCGGCCGGCTTCCTATATGGAAATTTCCAACTTCTACACCCTGACTATTTATGAAAAGGGTGCTGAAGTGGTTCGCATGATTCGCACCCTGCTGGGGCCGGACATGTTCCGAAAGGGCAGTGATCTGTATTTCGAGCGCCATGACGGTCAGGCGGTCACCACCGACGATTTTGTGAAGGCAATGGAAGACGCTTCCGGCCGCGATCTGTCTCAGTTCCGTCTTTGGTACGAGCAGGCCGGCACGCCGGTACTGAACGTTTCCGACGAGTATGACTCCGCACAGGACGTATATCGGCTGACGGTTGAGCAGAGCATTCCCGACACTCCGGGGCAGACGGCCAAGAAGCCGCAGCATATTCCTTTTGCCGTCGGGCTTTTGGGCGCTCGGGGAGAGTCTCTGCCTCTGCGACTGGAGCCAGAGTCTCAGAATGCGCCCACCGACCGGGTTCTTGAGCTGACTGATAGCAGTCATACCTTCGAATTTCACGGTATCAATGAGCGCCCTGTGCCATCCTTGCTGAGGGACTTTTCAGCGCCGGTTCGGGTCCGTTACCCCTGGACCCGGGAACAGATGCTGTTCCTGATGAGCCATGATCCTGATGGGTTCAATCGCTGGGATGCAGGCCAGCGCCTGGCCGTGGACGTGATTCAGTCATTGGTTGGGGCCTCGAAAGATGCGCCAGTCGATTCACGGCTGGTGACGGCTTATCGGCACCTCATCTCAGATTCGTCCCTGGATCAGGCGCTGGTGGCCAAAATGCTGCAGCTGCCTTCTGAGGCCTACCTGATTGAGCTGTCGGAGAATGCCGATGTTCCGGCCATTCACCAGGCCCGTGAACGTGTGCTGAAGCACCTAGCCATTTCCCTGCGTAATGAGCTGGTTGCCTGCTACCGCCGGAATATCGAGGACGGCGCTTACGAGGTGACTCCGGAGCAGATTGCGCGCAGGAGCTTGCGCAACACGGCACTGGCGTGGCTGTTGCAGATCAACGACGAAGAAGGTCGGGAACTGGCGCTTCGTCAGTTCCGTGATTCAGATAACATGACTGACCGCGCTGGCGCTCTGAGGGCTCTGGTGAACTCGGATTACGAGGCAGATCGGGGCCATGTGCTGGCTGATTTCTACAGCAGGTTCCGGGATGACCCTCAAGTGGTGGAACAATGGTTCTCGGTTCAGGCTGCCAGTGACCGTGCAGGTCAATTGCCGCAGATTCATGCGCTGCTTGAGCATGAAGCGTTCGACTGGAAGAACCCGAATAAGGTTCGCTCTGTTGTCGGAGCTTTTGCCGGCCAGAACCTGGCCGCCTTCCATAATCCGGATGGCTCGGGTTATGACTTTCTCGCCGAGCAGGTCTGTTTGCTTGATGACAGGAATCCCCAGATTGCGGCACGTCTGGTGACACCACTTACTCGCTGGAGAAAGTTTGCTCCGGCCTACAGTGACCAGATGAAAGCCGCGCTTGAGCGTATTCGGGACAAGCGGGACCTCTCTCGGGATGTGTATGAGGTGGTGCACAAAAGCCTCGCAGGTTAA